In Pseudomonas sp. PDNC002, the DNA window AGCGAGGCGCCTTCGGCGGTCAGCACGATCTTTCTGGTGTGGCGCTCGAACAGGCGGTTCTCCAGGCACTTTTCCAACTGCGCAACCTGGCGGCTCACGGCGCTCTGGCTCAGGTGCAACTGCTCGCCCGCCTTGCCGAAATTGCCGGTTTTGGCGACGGTCAGAAACGCCTGCAACAGCTCGATGGATGGCAGCTGACGGCTCATCGTTCTATGCATTCCTCACATGGGATAAATGCCGATACGTCACTTATCTTTCGACTGACCGCGGCTCATGCTTGGCCTGGACAACGACGCGCTTCCAGACGTCGGCTCAATCTAACGGGGCCTCTCATGAACAGTCCAGCAGCGGCATTCGGCAACCTCGCGACGCGCCTGCCACAGGAGGTCGACGTGGTGATCATCGGCGGCGGCCTGATGGGTTGCGCCTCTGCGTACTACCTCGGCAAGACCGGCGCCCGCGTGCTGCTGCTGGAAAAAAGCATCCTCGCCGGCCAGCAGTCCTCGCGGGCCTGGGGCTTCGTCCGCCAGCAATCGCGGGATGAGGCCGAAGTGCCGCTGATGCAGGCCAGCATCGGTATCTGGCGCGCGCTGGAGCAGGAGCTGCAGAGCGACCTGGGCTGGCGCAACGACGGCTGCCTGTTCGTCGCCGGCAACGAGGCCGAGCGCGACGGCTACGCGTCGTGGCTGCCGGTGGCGCGGGACTTCTCGGTAGATACCGTGATGCTCTCGCCGCGCGAAGTCGAAGCCCGGCTGCCGGGCTACGCCATGCCGCAGTTGGGCGGCCTGTTCACCGCCAGCGACGGCCAGGCCGAACCGACGCTGGTGGCCCGTGCCTTCGCCCGTCGCGCCCGCGAACTCGGCGTGCGCATCGTCGAACAGTGCGGTGCCCGTGGCATCGACGTCGCCGCCGGCCAGGTGGTGGGCGTCGAGACCGAACACGGCTACGTGAAGGCGAAAACGGTGGTGTGCGCCGCCGGCGTCACCACCTTCCGCCTGCTGAAACTGCTCGGTATCGAGCTGCCGCAGCAACTGGTCCGCGGCACCGTGGCGCGGACCACGCCGGGACCGGCGCTCAGCGGCATTTCCACCATCGCCAACGGCGTCGGCTTCCGCCAGCGGCTCGATGGCAGCTTCAACATCGCCGACGACGCCCACGTCGACGTCGACATGACCCTCGGCCACCTGCGCGCGCTGCACTGGTATGCGCCG includes these proteins:
- a CDS encoding FAD-binding oxidoreductase; translation: MNSPAAAFGNLATRLPQEVDVVIIGGGLMGCASAYYLGKTGARVLLLEKSILAGQQSSRAWGFVRQQSRDEAEVPLMQASIGIWRALEQELQSDLGWRNDGCLFVAGNEAERDGYASWLPVARDFSVDTVMLSPREVEARLPGYAMPQLGGLFTASDGQAEPTLVARAFARRARELGVRIVEQCGARGIDVAAGQVVGVETEHGYVKAKTVVCAAGVTTFRLLKLLGIELPQQLVRGTVARTTPGPALSGISTIANGVGFRQRLDGSFNIADDAHVDVDMTLGHLRALHWYAPSLWAHRKSFRFNLNGACLNDLRQRLPWSEPARLGPGIHERAPRIMPNGKSLRAALHGLKSAFPNQAATQIADQWAGGIDVLPDGIPVIDAQTSPRGLAVATGFCGHGFAMGPIVGKTLADWIDTGNPGLDMRQLRLSRFAEGDVKPPSSLF